A DNA window from Hordeum vulgare subsp. vulgare chromosome 1H, MorexV3_pseudomolecules_assembly, whole genome shotgun sequence contains the following coding sequences:
- the LOC123407928 gene encoding uncharacterized protein LOC123407928, with protein sequence MLRDKGTSAEGAAPSPPLPQTQQQKQPPPPIRLLNLPLIVPHTVDVNLARPPKVLRVHGGYGHGPIGHDRTSDHQGMSPGHQSPRAPLVMEEEVMEAMRKEDKPEDHQYSSTMSTCMTLQTNLPFPLPPTPAPAKPAAPLVARNTDRRAMEGAHAPPQEDRIAMLRAYCTVCGLCFTCGERRGCDNRCGPTVQLHVAEELIDMMRGEPTPTDKHVWLPALHLHGIRDAIFSLFGKPYGHLGLAQLMQKVPSQPG encoded by the exons ATGCTGCGGGACAAGGGGACGAGCGCGGAGGGCGCTGCCCCGAGCCCACCCCTTCCGCAAACCCAACAGCAGAAGCAACCGCCACCACCGATCCGGTTGCTCAATCTTCCATTGATCGTGCCGCACACCGTGGACGTGAACCTCGCACGGCCACCGAAGGTCTTGCGGGTGCACGGTGGCTACGGCCACGGGCCAATCGGCCATGACAGGACTTCAGATCACCAGGGGATGTCACCGGGGCATCAATCCCCGAGGGCGCCTCTGGTCATGG AGGAGGAGGTGATGGAGGCCATGAGAAAGGAGGACAAGCCGGAGGATCACCAGTACTCGTCGACCATGTCGACATGCATGACACTGCAGACGAATCTTCCGTTTCCTCTGCCTCCAACGCCGGCGCCGGCAAAGCCAGCTGCACCTCTCGTGGCGCGCAACACGGATCGCCGAGCGATGGAGGGAGCCCATGCTCCACCACAAGAGGACAGAATCGCGATGCTCCGGGCCTACTGCACAGTGTGCGGCCTCTGCTTCACCTGCGGCGAGCGGCGGGGGTGTGATAATCGCTGCGGCCCTACCGTCCAACTTCATGTCGCGGAGGAGCTGATCGACATGATGCGCGGGGAACCAACTCCAACGGATAAACATGTTTGGTTGCCCGCGCTGCACCTGCATGGCATTCGAGATGCAATTTTCAGCTTGTTTGGTAAACCGTATGGCCATCTGGGCCTGGCCCAACTGATGCAAAAAGTACCCTCTCAGCCAGGCTGA